One genomic segment of Primulina tabacum isolate GXHZ01 unplaced genomic scaffold, ASM2559414v2 Contig791, whole genome shotgun sequence includes these proteins:
- the LOC142535016 gene encoding uncharacterized protein LOC142535016: MAWLTRFTTAMAFLAVGVIFSPESFGSISGGQNLPIVITVVKLAYLLCFSTAWGAALWVTFIGGIIMFKNLPRHQFGNLQSKMFPAYFSMVGVCCAVALGAFGYLHPWKSSGAAEKYQLGFLLAAFGFNLSNLVVFTPMTIEMMKERHKMEREANIGEEVGWTKNQEVAKENPKLASMNKKFGMIHGLSSLANIMSFGSLAIHSWYLAGKISV; this comes from the exons ATGGCTTGGCTGACAAGATTTACAACTGCGATGGCATTTTTGGCGGTGGGGGTGATTTTCTCACCGGAATCCTTTGGATCGATATCGGGCGGACAGAATTTGCCAATAGTCATCACTGTAGTCAAACTGGCTTACCTCCTCTGTTTCTCCACGGCCTGGGGTGCTGCTTTATGGGTTACTTTCATAGGCGGCATCATCATGTTCAA GAATTTGCCTAGGCATCAGTTTGGGAACTTGCAGAGCAAAATGTTTCCAGCCTACTTTTCAATGGTGGGGGTATGTTGTGCTGTTGCACTGGGGGCTTTCGGGTACTTGCACCCGTGGAAGTCCTCAGGAGCTGCTGAGAAGTACCAGCTGGGATTTTTACTTGCTGCCTTTGGTTTCAATCTCAGCAATCTCGTGGTCTTTACACCCATGACCATTGAG ATGATGAAAGAAAGGCACAAAATGGAGAGAGAAGCTAATATTGGGGAAGAAGTTGGTTGGACAAAGAACCAAGAAGTTGCAAAGGAGAACCCAAAGCTTGCTTCCATGAACAAGAAATTTGGAATGATTCATGGCTTGTCTTCTCTTGCAAATATCATGTCTTTTGGCAGCCTTGCCATCCATTCGTGGTACTTAGCTGGTAAAATCAGTGTATAG